The Pecten maximus chromosome 10, xPecMax1.1, whole genome shotgun sequence region GGTAAAtagacaatatataaataacattgtCTAGTTCATTGAACTCCCATTTCAACAACAATGTTATTACAGCTCGTTTGTTATGTGAATCGTAACTTAAGAACTCTATTTCATCTCGAATTTTAAAAATTGCTTTAGAACAGCAGTTCTATACAGACAGTATGTGGTATACTACAACGGGGCGCAGTCTGCGAAGTTTGCCGTTGTCTGTGTGAGCGgtttaaattaaaatgaaaagtgACACTAGTTCACCACATAAACGTATTTTGTGAACGAAACTTATTTTCGCGTGCgactattttgtttttgtttatgttttttcttcttgtttttaatggtttttttaagttttcttttTTCCTCCTTTCTGGATATCAACATTATACACCCTAGTACAAATGACACGTTCTGAATAGACTAAATAAAATTAAGATGAGTGTTAGatactttaatatatacaatgcatcTGTGACTAAATTCATATAAAAACGTGTTTGGCGGTTgtataaacatcacaatacattTACCTTATGATATTGGTTTCATAACAGTCCGTAAGATCTTAAAACACTATATCCttgtcaatacattatgtctggtgtagggctagcccgagtttcctctggtcctaacaccatgtctggtgatacatggtgtcagggccagggGAAACTCCGGCTAACATATAGACTGTACACTACATGTCAACAGACGTAGGGAATAGGATCAAACAAGAAAAGTGTTATACGCAGATATAACATAAATTGTCTGTAATTCACTTATAGCACGGGAACAAATGTACGCCTAAGGTTGGGGGGatatggggaaaaaaacaaacctgtttcagaaaaacaaattttaaattccTCGATGTCAACATATCCGTCGGCGTTATTGTCGAGATTGTCAAAGAACTTTTCTGGACAAGATTTCTGTGATGTAACGCtgcagataaatatatataaatatattccatgtttttatatataaacaacattaaACATGAAACTAAAGAAGTATATAGATTATGTCCACAAATGGTAATTCAAACAATGATCACGTTATccttacaatgaaacatatttgtaggttttatttttttataattcaagaGTAAACACGTTCCCAATATGCACAAGTAGAGTAAGTGAACATTCATTTTCAGTTCGTTACTAAGATCCTGATTAAGATTGTTTTACTAAATtggtttctataaatagatcggCGACAGCAGATTTTGATAGGTGTCTACTTTAAGGGCTTACTTACCTtgtcatcatcaacatcaaagtcaaaacaaatatgatgGAGGAAACCATCTGGATTGACATCTGGGGACctgtattaaaacattaaaaatattcccttaaatacaaaacatcatCCGGGCAATAAAAGGATGTTTAACCCCGTCTGAATGTgttgtacaaaatataaagtgATATCTTAATTTGGAGAAAGGAAAGTAAGTATTATCAATATCATTTGAGAAATCATGTCAGTATTTTAAACTCAGACTTGTTTGCATCTTATCTAAGTGATTGTCCTGCTTACATTTGTGATTCTCCTGTTGAATGTTTCTTCTTTCATTACTCTCGCTAGCCTACAGTTATTTAAGACACTTTCGAATGAACTCTATCTCTGCTCTGAATGATATTACTCCACAGACTTTCCTCAATAGATGTCCAGGACTTGATACCAATATGAACATTTCTATCCTGGAGATGACCCAGAGATTCAGTACTGACTCCAGGCTTTTGTGATAAGCTGCATTAAACTAATCCATTATATCGAAATTTAATATACGTCAAACGACATCCACAAGTCAGCtgttttttgtcaatattttatctGTGAAGTCCACTTATATATACGTAATCAGCTGACAGTCATCTATAAATTCTATCACGTCATTTTCCTTATTTATTGCGATATAGTACACATAATAATTACTagtattcaatatatttttgtttaaattgatcAATGGTTTTGTACAGTGTGAATAACATGATGAATGTGAAGAGAGGGCTTTTGAAAGCCTTCGTATATCGCTAAATTCATTTTACATCTAATATCTGAAACAAtagaattattttgaaatgatatcaAAACAATTTCAAACTAAGTTCATTCTTCGGGTTGTTGAACAattatttcaatacaaattatgAATCATTCACTCGTGAATAGTGGACAAGAAAATCCTTATGGCGGTATCTCGGTATAGTGGATAATGTTAAGTTTTgattgatatatcttatatagtcataggtatattttaatcaataaagcCAAACGAAAAATACAGACAAAACATACACTCGTTAGTATAGAAATATACGTCAAAATAGCTTGGTGAAAACTATAATTAATATTCCTTCTTCGTCAAACCAAAACCTTCACAAGGAACAAAGGTATTATCATAACTGCAACAAACAAGGAAAAATCATACATCAAAACGCGGGGGAAATTGAAATTTACATCAATCATACAGCTGACAGGAGACTCTGTTTTTCGAATTGTGAAGAGCGAGCTATTCAAGGGATTTACTCCCTGGAAGAGCAAGTGGATCGATATTCGTTCAAAATAAACTGAATACAATACATTTGTTAGTTTTCACGGGGATAATATACATGTGCTGTGATATATGATCGCAATAATTATATCCATTAATTTGTCTGTTTGGCTCATCCACTGTCTATTTATGTGTACATGTAACCGATGTTGCCGAAACTTGCCCGAAATTCGTTAATAAAGAAATAGATTTGAATAGAACTGTCGCGGTTATCTCTGTCAGACCTTTGTTTGGGGGTATTAAATTTCGCGCATTCACACCATGAAAACATTCTGTAGTAAACACTATCATACAGTTATCTGTGTATTTGCGAAATATTTCGCGAAATTAAATCTTCCACGAATATTACCAATTATGCAACAATGTTTATTACATTAGATTTTGATATAAACGTAACAACCTGTTACATAATGTTTCATCTAAGCAATGCATGTTCCAATAAATAAATTGGTATTAAGAAGTATAGGGCGAGTAAAGATACAACgaaatttagaagaaaaaagaaGTTTATATTAGGCTAGTTCGACCATTGTCAGTCATGGATATAACTCAAGGTCCCGTAATTCATGTGTGATATAAAATCTGTGTCCAAACCCACCTTATGCCTTTTCACATCCGACGCTGCCATACAACTTTTACTTCAACTATGACAGTTAGCTTGTTTGGCTGTTACATATAATTTGACACAAAATGCTGGTCATAATGGAAAGTATAAGTCAATGCGGTTGATAAACCaacaattatcaaaaacaaaGTAAAATCCTCTCGGTCAACATGatgacatttatataaagtattgtATCTTTACTCATTTCCGGTTTTTAAGGTCAGCGAGTGCAATCTATTGTACCATAGGTATTTACAGCAAAAATGTCGTTTATCCGTAAAATCGAAAATTATCAATGATTCTGGAAGAAATGCTACGACCaattagatatacaacaaaCCATAACGTAGATAAGACAGGACATTGTACACTATAACGCCATATAAGACACACCTGTACTTTCgaaataaaatttaagaaaaatacTGGAGGAAGGAAGACGACAATAAAGTTAAATATTAAGGATCCAAATGAGATAATGATGAGCAGCATCCAGCGTGTATTGACATTCCTCTGGTGGGAAACCATTACTACGAgatttttttgtcaatattatatatctataatggTAAATAATGATTTATAGAGAAAATAAGCTTCATTAATCTATTTATTCAAGAATATAAACGAATTTTTACTGATTATATTGTACCCATCTTTTCTACAAACCACCTAAGTTTGATTTTAGTGTGTCCAATTACAAATATGTAGTCAATATCATTAAAACAAAGGTTTATGCTGAAAAAAACAAACGTAGACGTcggatattttttgttaatttgttcAGAATCTCAGATAATACATTAGATATAAAATAAGATTGATTCATTTAAGCAGATACTTGATAATTGATGTTACACCATACCCTCCAAAAAGGTATATTAAGAAAAgcatcatataaaatataaaatatcgtACCTGTGAGGGCTTGGTGCTAGCTACCTTTCCCTGTCGCTAGAGAAGCAATCCGAGGTAAATTGTACAATATCGATTTCAGGTGTTTAAAAGGCGTAACAGGTGCTGTTTGATGTCATTAAATAAACACTTCTTTGAATTAATATGGACTCAAGCAATTCAGCAGGACCAGATTACCTGTTTATTGGTTGTAAACAGTGTTCACTGTATTGACAATTGCTGGTCAATCCTCCCATTACTATCCTATACAACAACTGTAATCCCATGTATTACTGAGAAAACAGGAAACATCCCGATCGGATTTCAGTAGTACGTATATCAAGGGGGAGTGGTCTgtcatatacacgtacataaaTGCCAGGTCAAGCGGAGGTGAtgttaaacatcaaaataaacaaagggaAACAATAGCGTGGATTTACAAGCTGACTCGAGCAAAGTTAAAATCGAGATAAcgaaaatttctttaaaaactAGAATAACCACACAATTTGAAAATAAGAATAACATAACTTTGCAATGTTTATGTttcaattataataattatttgttattaaaaaATCTGAAAACGTGAGTAACCTTTGTTCTCTCGATATCTGCCcgtcaatataaaaaaaagaggcccatgggcctaaacgataatctgacaaacacttacagcagggatACATACCCTCAATCAGAAGGGTCAAACCAGCATTCATACCATGAATTGTCTGTTCACAGCCAGtaatgtttcagatcaaattaggtttttatccatttaggCCTTGAAAgaggagtagcgttttaaaGCTAAACTTCAGCCAAGTTTCTGTTTTAGGGCCTCACCCCTCTAATCCCGGGTGTCGGAccagtctcatttatataaatgatgattGCCCTCCCCTAATGATGTTTCGGCCATAATTGGATGTAGTCCATGaagcattttaaagcaaaatttcagctaATTCACATTTGGGGGCAATGCTCCTTTCTTCCCCTGGGTTGCAGCAGCAGCATCGTTttaataaattatgattgccctTCCCCAATAATATGATGTtgcatactaaatatggttgtaaacAATTAAAGCATTAAGGAGGGGTAGGGTTCTtaagcaaaaattaaaaaaatcaccaAAGTTTATCCCTTTTGGGCCCCCGCtactcaggccccaggggtcagaccaacctcatttatcaaaaaaaaatatgatcatCTTtacccaatgatgtttcacaccaaatttggatggAGTCCACCCAATGAtttaggaggagtagggttttaaagcaaaaattcaccaaagttcccctttcaGAGCCTCGCCTCTCTCTCCCTAGGGGTCAGACTATcctcatttatataacatattatcacTCTtacccaatgatgcttcaaaccaaatttggtagtaaTCCGCTTTAATGATAAgaaggagtagcgttttgaaataCAAAGTCTAACGCGCGGCGTGCTCACTCAAATATACTTGTGGGATGAATTAACGATTCATTCCGTGCAAATATCTTCGTCGCCTATAGGAgatgaaatttaatgtaatttgTATGTTTTTCCCATAATCTATCATTAAACCTCACTGCGCATGTGCGTTTTAGCGACGGAAAGAATGGAAATGTAATGTGATGTCCATAGCTCATTAAAACTTGTGCGTTGCACCCCACAAGTTCACAGACAAAAGACTACACCCCACAAGTCAATCTTGTCTGTATGTCCGCAAGgtggacggcgcacgacgacggacgaagcacgatgggtataggtcatcctgaccctttgggtcataTGACCTTAAAATAtgcacacacatatatatatatacatgtatattgcgaATGCTACGGAGGACTGTAAACAAAACATCGTAAAAGTTAtctattgtttttttaatctcTGCATCTTCACTTGAAATCATTTTATGTTGCTTTCCGCGGATAAATATCcgattgtaaaaaaaaacagatgTAAGTTTTCCAATCTGTTTCACTGTGTTCCTGATTCCATGCCAAAACCTTCCTGAACATTCCATACGATAAGGAATTTCttattttaaatttacatgtatcaaCATTTAAGGTCCATAGCACCGCTGGCGAGTCGTGGaagaacaaaacagctgtatggtgtatTGCTGTATATCACTCTAGATTTGCTAATATCTGTCGTTCAATCTTTTTATCTGAGTATAATAGTTTTTTgcttttgctttttttttttttgctttttttcttttcttttttttgaagCATATATTTACAAGTATATGAGATAGGATTGAACCATCTTCATTACATGAATGGTGtacttgtttatttttgttgattcGCCATCAAAGAGCATTTTTATGTCTTTCTTTTACAACTTCACCAAATGAACCATTGAGAAATTTGCAATAGAGCAGATGCGTAGATCATGAAGAAATGTTATAACTAAGTAGATAAACAGAACAACAAAAagaacaacagcaacaacaatcGTAAAGGCAAATGTGTTCTTTAATAAATTTTACATCAAAAatggaagaaaaaaaactattgcATTAATACAAAGTAAAACTTTCCTTAGAATGATGATTTGTTAACTTTACAACCGACCGCAGCTACATCTGGCGGCGGTTTGTTTTACACTCTCGCGTTCTCTCATCTCGCACGCACTTGAATCTATTGTCTTTATTATTGCACATATCGGCCCAATagttaagtaaaaaaaaaacacattggTTGGATGATTTCGGGGAGTAATGATGCCagatttttaaaagtatttatttATCACACAAGGATCGTTAAAAGCTTTCATCGTGATGTAAGCAATGcacatgtaatgtaatgttCGTTGGTAATGCTTTCAACTTCTTTAAAAGCTCATAataagaaacaaaatatacaaatacaaaatatggagAGACTTTCAAGTCAGATTTATAAACGAAAGAACATTCGTATGCCTATAGCTTTGTATACACATAACCTCCCCTCTGATATATTCATAACCGGGCGCGCTCCATCAAAATTACACACCGTTTGTTTTCAACCAAATTATTATTTGTGAAAGGTTCATGACGTCATGATCAATCGTGAGCTTCATATGGAAATCATCGTCTTTTCCGCCTTATTAGTAAAATATAGTtttcaaagaaaacaattaaGCGTTCTATTTCTTTGATGTATTTGCTCACACTAATATACGATACTCTTCTACATAAATAATTACCTTTACTTGCACTTGTTTCAACTTCCGGTTTTGACATAAATACTAAATTCGACTTCCGGTATCTCTGTAGGGCCTATTCTAAAGGTATACAAAAATATTAGAAAACCACAATGTTTACAtcttctgtatatatacatacataatcatCTCTAATACTCGCATATAAATCACATCCTATTTGACGAGGTCGAACAATTCTCGAAGTTTCCTCAAAACAACTACGTTAACACGTATATGGCGAACACATGCCAAACACACTGGATTCCTGACATTTAAAAAACATAGTTACTTTCAGGATTTAAATTCCAGCGATATAattgtttacaaaacaaattattagaTATACATTCTTAATTTTCTAAATACGAACGTAAATTGTAAAGATTTAAGATTCGATCAATAGCCTCTGCTTATCTATtattaatgtttgtttgtttgttgttgttttttatttacgaAATGTTTATCACTATAAATATATAGGTTAAAGATACGTACATAAGTGTCCACTAAGCGACACCACGTGACAATATGCCACAATTTCTTTCCAGATCAACATCATTCATAGAATAGGACTGGATCACAATAATACTTGAATCATTTGTGCCTGCTGAATTGAATTTCTTCACTAAATCACATCATAAGCGAGACCATATGATCACTTCTCGCTGATGGCATCTcgaatttcatttatttcaatatcGATCATATTTCGCTATTAAACATCAGACGATTTTATCAGTGGGAAATTTAGCTTAAAAAGAATGTTAAGATGCTGACAAAGAAACCATTATTAGGATTTGAAAAAggtttataatttttttaatacaatttgtCTCCTCTCTCCGTTTTACATCAATTCCTTCAGTCACGTTCATACCGTCTGTCACGTAGTTACTGCAATGGATACAGATGAGGCGTACACAAAAGCTAGTGACGTCGGCTAACACGACTAACAGCGTAAACGCATTTAGTGATGACGTAGTCTTCTTGAGATTTAGAGATGATTAAAATGGACGgttgttacaaaatatatagtTCTCCTGTCATCATTGGTGTTTCCATGGCGCGAACTTGATGGGACCTTTAGGCTTGATACTTTTCAACCTATCGTCCATCCCTCCGTAACCCCTGGCAacaataaagggagataataatgttttattataacgaatagtaaaaatgaaatacaaccGTTTGCACTGGAAGTTATGGAAAATGTTATCAGTACTCAAATTTAATCTGAAATAATGTCTATTCACAGCAGATTTGAGGGTAATTTATTCAACATAACTAATTTAGTCTTTTTGTGAGTAAATGGCTTTTTTTCAACGATCTCTTTTTGTCAAGTTTAAAAAATAACGCATATTTCGTTGAAATTatgaatttgacattttttagattttttatatatattttattttttattttttttgaattttttttttttttgtaattctttTTTGCTATTACATTCATCCTTAGACAATGACGAAAAACAGAACTACAAGAATCTTCACCATGTACGCATTTGATATTCGGAGATTAGATGAATTTATTACACAATTAATtggttttgaattttttaacaGACTCGTCGCTTTGTTTTGCTATTAACAATGTTCACTGACAAAGTTTCAATAGAAATTATTTCAAAGagttaaaatatttctgattaGATAACGAACCACAGCATTGACCaaatctgtgaccttgacccgcCTTCCCGCACGTGTATACTTACTTGCAGACACTCAGTTGTAGCACATTTCCAGATCGTTTAATGAGGTCATGGGCCTGCATATGTGTCAGGCTATCCGTACTGTTTTGTCCAATCCCCAAGATGGCGTCTCCGGGTGCTAATTGCCCGTATGAGGGTGTGCCTTCTGTCACCTATAGCAAAAAAAGACAATAAACCTAATTAGTAATTAAGGTAACTTTATTGTGTTGTAATTGTTTTGCTAATTTCAAATGCATTTCCTGGAAATAGAAGAAATCTCCTAAATAAACGTTGAATGCATTTCCTCTGAAATAGAATTCGTTCGAGGCAAACTCTTACCTGACTATGCCAgtgattttatcattttacacTCGATGGGAAACATGTTCTTAAATCTTAAGAACTTTGCTCCATTAATTGACAAATTTGTAAAACTTGTTTTCCAGAAAGGAGAAGGTATTTTGCTTCATGGATAAAGACCTTTATAAATAGTTCAAACGATTCATATGATTTATAAAgcattataaatgtatgttttccTCAGCCGATCAAACGCTTTCAGTAAATTATGGCACGGGAGAAAATGTCTTATTTCCTTCTTCGAGAATGAAGTATTTTGATGTCAATGATAATATCCTATTAACTTTAACAGTTGATTGATCTtaccaaaataatattttcctttCTAATGATATTGACGGGAATGTTTCTGGTGTTTACTCGTTCAAAGGTTTCCCATCACATAAAAAGGTAAATGTTCTAATCTGATGCATGATTCAAGCTACATTCCATATGCTTGCCGTTACCCTTCAtactgtgtttatttttttacgAATCGTGGTACCGGTTCTTTAAATTATCCaacatcaaacatattttatgatTAATACACCTGATCTGCTATATTTGAACAGAATAATTACGATTTCCCTTAACCATCTTCTGTATTGCCATACTGTTAGCCCCCCacacatcactgacgagtcctagaagaaccaaacagctgtatggtgtctctagcatcagtgacgattcctagaaggaccaaacagctgtatggtgtccttagcatcactgacgagtcctagaagaaccaaacagctgtatggtgtctctagcatcactgacgagtcctagaaggacgaaacagctgtatggtgtctttAGGGAACAATGTCAAAACCGAgcaggacgacacagctgtatggtgtctctaacatcaatgtcaaggtcctagaaggacgaaacagctgtatgatgtctctaacatcactgacgagtcctagaaggacgaaacagctgtatgatgtctctagcatcactgacgagtcctagaaggacgaaacactTTATTTAAGTCCTATATTTATGATTCGAGATCTACTCTTTCTATTCATCAATTCATATTTAACAAAGTCAGTGTGTATTGACTTTGCATATGCAGAATAGTGCTTAGATACTTAGCTAAGCGTCGTGTATAATTAGTGACTTGGCTAAGTATCGTGTATAATGATAAGTGACTTGGCTAAGCGTCGTGTATAGTGATAAGTGACTTGGCTAAGCGTCGTGTATAGTGATAAGTGACTTGGCTAAGCGTCGTGTATAATGATAAGTGACTTGGCTAAGCGTCGTGTATAGTGATAAGTGACTTGGCTAAGCGTCGTGTATAGTGATAAGTGACTTGGTTAGGGGGCATGTAAAGTGATTAGTGACTTGGCTAAGCGTCGTGTATATTGATAAGTGACTTGGCTAAGCGTCGTGTATAGTGATAAGTGACTTGGCTAAGCGTCGTGTATAGTGATAAGTGACTTGGCTAAGCGTCGTGTATAGTGATAAGTGACTTGGCTAAGCGTCGTGTATAGTGATAAGTGACTTGGCTAAGCGTCGTGTAAAGTGATAAGTGACTTGGCTAAGCGTCGTGTATATTGATAAGTGACTTGGCTAAGCGTCGT contains the following coding sequences:
- the LOC117335684 gene encoding PDZ and LIM domain protein 3-like, whose amino-acid sequence is MQTYIQLQRNSPMDPWGFRLQGGTDFNSQLSVKKVTEGTPSYGQLAPGDAILGIGQNSTDSLTHMQAHDLIKRSGNVLQLSVCKGYGGMDDRLKSIKPKGPIKFAPWKHQ